The following proteins are encoded in a genomic region of Diabrotica virgifera virgifera chromosome 1, PGI_DIABVI_V3a:
- the LOC126882001 gene encoding myrosinase 1-like encodes MGDRHIFYYILPSSSLFCALLTMFIHEFLGYPNKINEEGIAYYRKLIKELRANDIEPLVTISNWDLPLTLEKLEGFQNSDIQHWFSDYARVLFQNFGEKVKYWITFNKPRQTCMGGYGYRYYPPAVHSEGLLEYTCAHNLLKAHARAWHVYDEEFRPTQNGKISIVLDTSAYVPASDSQEDKVAADTKFQFEVK; translated from the exons ATGGGTGATCGACACATTTTCTACTATATACTTCCTTCTTCCTCTCTTTTTTGCGCTTTATTAACAATGTTTATCCATGAATTTCTAGGTTATCCAAATAAGATTAATGAAGAAGGAATAGCGTACTACCGAAAGCTCATCAAAGAACTGAGAGCCAATGATATAGAACCCTTAGTAACCATCTCCAATTGGGACCTACCTCTGACTCTTGAAAAGCTGGAAGGTTTTCAGAACTCAGATATACAACACTGGTTCTCTGATTACGCCCGAGTACTCTTTCAGAACTTTGGAGAAAAAGTTAAATACTGGATCACTTTCAATAAACCGAGGCAGACTTGTATGGGTGGATACGGTTACAGGTACTATCCACCCGCTGTTCATTCTGAGGGACTTCTTGAATATACCTGTGCCCATAATTTGCTCAAAGCTCACGCTAGAGCCTGGCATGTATATGATGAAGAATTTAGACCTACTCAGAACG GAAAAATATCCATTGTTCTTGATACAAGCGCTTATGTGCCAGCTTCGGATAGCCAAGAAGATAAAGTTGCAGCAGATACAAAGTTTCAGTTCGAGGTAAAGtga